The Erigeron canadensis isolate Cc75 chromosome 4, C_canadensis_v1, whole genome shotgun sequence genome window below encodes:
- the LOC122595849 gene encoding multiprotein-bridging factor 1a-like produces the protein MAGHIVQDWEPVVIRKKAPTAAARKDEKAVNAARRAGAEIETVRKATAGSNKAASSSTSLNTRKLDEETENLTHEKVPSELKKAIMQGRTDKKLTQAQLAQLINEKPQIIQEYESGKAIPNQQIITKLERALGVKLRGKK, from the exons ATGGCAGGCCATATCGTACAAGACTGGGAGCCGGTGGTTATCCGTAAGAAAGCTCCGACCGCCGCCGCTCGTAAGGACGAAAAAGCCGTCAACGCCGCCCGCCGTGCTGGTGCTGAGATCGAGACTGTTCGCAAGG cTACTGCAGGTTCAAACAAGGCTGCCTCAAGCAGTACTTCCCTAAACACTAGAAAGCTTGATGAAGAGACTGAGAATCTTACTC ATGAGAAGGTACCAAGTGAGTTGAAGAAAGCTATTATGCAGGGTCGTACTGACAAGAAGCTCACACAAGCTCAACTGGCTCAG CTGATTAATGAGAAGCCACAGATCATACAGGAGTATGAATCTGGGAAGGCCATACCAAATCAACAGATCATTACCAAACTGGAAAGGGCCCTTGGTGTGAAACTTCGGGGTAAGAAGTAG